A genomic region of Drosophila kikkawai strain 14028-0561.14 chromosome X, DkikHiC1v2, whole genome shotgun sequence contains the following coding sequences:
- the e(y)2 gene encoding enhancer of yellow 2 transcription factor produces the protein MTVSNAVDQFTMLTGDRSKIKDLLCSRLTECGWRDEVRLLCRSILLEKGSNNSFTVEQLVSEVTPKARTLVPDAVKKELLMKIRTILTENENEDDDDDEVEEQEDEP, from the coding sequence ATGACCGTCTCCAATGCTGTGGACCAATTCACCATGCTAACCGGCGACCGCTCCAAGATCAAGGACTTGCTTTGCAGCCGGCTAACAGAGTGCGGCTGGCGGGACGAAGTGCGTCTACTTTGCCGCTCCATCCTCCTAGAAAAGGGATCCAACAATAGCTTCACCGTGGAGCAGCTGGTATCGGAGGTGACACCCAAGGCCCGCACCCTGGTCCCGGATGCAGTCAAAAAGGAGCTGCTGATGAAGATACGCACCATCCTAacggagaacgagaacgaggatgatgatgatgatgaagtgGAAGAGCAAGAAGATGAACCTTAA
- the LOC138929243 gene encoding RNA polymerase II-associated factor 1 homolog, translating to MTDKSQPRAELINQAAAKAKEHSGPKEQEEKKQEVEKEKSKSKAVQKKNSITGSTKGRNNNKGSCRVVHEEQEDEEEEEAFGKANDQHTFRAARKEEKEKNREKDRQGGSESDGEGGVRPSSTDKGQPYGSEREGNIVLASSTTFGDPEKRGQQPLRCTCMCAF from the exons ATGACCGATAAAAGCCAACCACGCGCCGAACTGATAAACCAGGCGGCAGCAAAAGCCAAAGAACACAGCGGGCCTAAGGAACAGGAGGAAAAGAAGCAGGAGGTGGAGAAGGAGAAATCAAAAAGCAAA gcagtgcaaaaaaaaaacagcataaCTGGGAGTACAAAAggcaggaacaacaacaagggAAGTTGTCGAGTTGTTCACGAAGAGCAGGAGGACGAAGAAGAGGAAGAGGCATTCGGAAAGGCCAACGACCAGCACACATTTCGAGCCGCACgaaaggaggagaaggagaagaataGGGAAAAGGACCGACAAGGAGGCAGCGAGAGCGATGGGGAAGGGGGCGTGCGACCCTCGTCAACAGACAAGGGACAGCCCTATGGgagcgagcgagagggaaACATCGTGCTAGCGAGTTCAACAACCTTTGGTGACCCTGAGAAGCGAGGTCAGCAACCCCTACGCTGTACGTGCATGTGTGCGTTTTAG
- the LOC108080303 gene encoding uncharacterized protein, producing the protein MGNKRRREDTSSETSDSEDMLVPSCSREACQRRFPDQELRDRRRRRIFVHRRQKRRYTNVNGNSSASEAGQTERIMDCRRRLRFKNSHLAAPAPSPEPDRASEEDNKWHDIVFAALAVVLVILFMETYIATWFVSYLCGIVACCTFCCLFMMPKNGN; encoded by the coding sequence ATGGGCAACAAAAGGCGTCGCGAGGACACTAGCAGCGAGACAAGCGATTCCGAAGACATGTTGGTACCAAGCTGCAGCCGCGAGGCCTGCCAGCGTCGCTTTCCGGATCAGGAGTTACGTGATCGCCGTCGCAGGCGTATATTCGTTCACCGTCGTCAAAAACGACGCTATACCAATGTCAATGGCAATAGCAGCGCCTCGGAGGCCGGACAAACTGAAAGAATCATGgattgtcgtcgtcgtcttcgcTTTAAGAATTCGCATCTGGCTGCGCCTGCGCCTTCGCCTGAGCCAGATCGTGCCTCCGAGGAGGACAACAAATGGCATGATATTGTCTTCGCTGCCTTGGCAGTGGTTTTAGTCATTTTATTCATGGAGACATATATTGCAACTTGGTTTGTCAGCTACCTATGCGGCATCGTGGCCTGCTGCACTTTCTGTTGCCTTTTCATGATGCCAAAGAATGGCAACTAG